A single region of the Kwoniella botswanensis chromosome 1, complete sequence genome encodes:
- a CDS encoding ubiquitin-like protein ATG12 translates to MSIPTPDLLSPAIQPPSAETMMANSIITQPTALEALEHYKKKDASKVVVRFKAIGSAPIMKNNVFKATAGHKFQAVILFLRQQLGMKKEEALFTYINAAFAPAPDDTVGNLYKCFGTEGHLIVNYSNTQAWG, encoded by the exons ATGTCGATACCCACACCAGATCTACTCTCACCAGCTATCCAACCTCCTTCAGCAG AAACGATGATGGCCaactccatcatcactcaGCCTACAGCTTTGGAAGCATTAGAGCAttacaagaagaaagatgcgTCGAAGG TCGTCGTTCGATTCAAAGCGATAGGTTCTGCTCCCATAATGAAGAACAACGTATTTAAAGCTACTGCAGGACACAAGTTTCAAGCCGTCATACTATTTCTGAGACAGCAGTTGGGtatgaagaaggaagaggccttg TTCACATATATCAATGCCGCGTTTGCTCCTGCTCCTGACGATACAGTTGGAAACCTGTATAAATGTTTTGGAACGGAAGGTCATCTGATAGTGAATTACAG TAATACTCAAGCTTGGGGATAA